One window from the genome of Cricetulus griseus strain 17A/GY chromosome 2, alternate assembly CriGri-PICRH-1.0, whole genome shotgun sequence encodes:
- the Manea gene encoding glycoprotein endo-alpha-1,2-mannosidase (The RefSeq protein has 2 substitutions compared to this genomic sequence): protein MAKFRRKTCIILSLFILFIFSLMMGLKMLRPNTSAFGTPFGLDLLPELHPPNAPLENKVDFQKSDRINMETNTKDLKAAVETVQPPKASEVNLEELPPLNYFLHVFYYSWYGNPQFDGKYIHWNHPVLEHWDPRIAKNYPQGIHTPPDDIGSSFYPELGSYSSRDPSVIETHMRQMCSASIGVLALSCYPPDSNDENGEATDHLVPTILDKAHKYNLKVTFHVEPYSNRNDQNMYTNVKYIIDKYGSHPAFYRYKTRTGHSLPMFYIYDSYITKPNVWANLLTPSGSQSVRNSPYDGLFIALLVEEKHKNDILQSGFDGIYTYFATNGFTYGSSHQNWGNLKSFCDKNNLIFIPSVGPGYIDTSIRPWNTQNTRNRINGKYYEVGLSAALQTHPNLISITSFNEWHEGTQIEKAVPKRTTTTVYLDYRPHKPSYYLELTRKWPEKYSKERKTYALDQQLPTS from the exons ATGGCAAAATTTCGAAGAAAGACTTGCATCATTTTgtcactttttattctgtttattttctctctgatGATGGGCTTAAAGATGCTGAGGCCAAATACATCAGCCTTTGGAACTCCTTTTGGACTTGACCTTCTTCCAGAACTTCATCCACCCAACGCCCCCTTGGAAAACAAAGTTGACTTCCAAAAGAGTGATAGAATCAacatggaaacaaatacaaaggATTTAAAAGCTGCTGTTGAGACTGTGCAGCCACCTAAAGCCTCTGAAGTGAACCTAGAAGAACTGCCTCCTCTGAATTATTTCTTACATGTATTTTATTACAGTTGGTATGGAAACCCACAATTTGATGgtaaatatatacactggaatcATCCAGTCCTGGAGCACTGGGATCCTAGAATAGCCAAGAACTATCCACAAGGGATACATACTCCTCCAGATGACATTGGCTCCAGTTTCTACCCTGAGTTAGGAAGTTACAGCTCTCGGGACCCTTCTGTCATAGAAACTCACATGAGACAAATGTGCTCAGCCTCAATTG GAGTACTGGCCCTTTCTTGGTACCCGCCTGACTCAAATGATGAGAATGGAGAAGCTACTGATCACTTGGTACCAACTATTTTGGATAAAGCTCATAAATATAATCTGAAG gtCACTTTTCACGTAGAGCCATATAGCAATCGAAATGATCAAAACATGTatacaaatgtcaagtatattaTAGACAA ATATGGAAGCCATCCAGCCTTTTATAGGTACAAGACAAGGACTGGGCATTCTCTGCCTATGTTTTATATCTATGATTCCTATATCACAAAGCCTAATGTGTGGGCCAATCTGTTAACACCTTCAGGATCTCAGAGTGTTCGCAATTCTCCATATGATGGATTGTTTATTGCACTTCTAGTagaagaaaagcataaaaatgaTATTCTTCAAAGTGGTTTTGATGGAATTTACACATATTTTGCCACAAATGGCTTTACATATGGCTCATCACATCAGAATTGGGGTAACCTGAAATCATTTTGTGATAAGAACAACTTGATATTTATCCCAAGTGTAGGCCCAGGATACATAGATACAAGCATTCGTCCATGGAACACTCAGAACACTAGGAACCGCATCAATGGGAAGTATTATGAAGTTGGTCTAAGTGCTGCACTCCAGACACACCCCAATTTAATTTCTATCACCTCTTTCAACGAGTGGCATGAAGGAACTCAAATTGAAAAGGCTGTCCCCAAAAGAACCACTACCACAGTATATCTGGATTACCGGCCTCATAAGCCAAGTTATTATCTAGAACTAACTCGAAAATGGTCTGAAAAATACAGTAAGGAAAGAAAGACGTATGCATTAGATCAACAGCTGCCTACTTCATAA